One genomic region from Streptomyces venezuelae encodes:
- the panC gene encoding pantoate--beta-alanine ligase has translation MTLFARKSAEGGRSARHEPAELVPTVDDLEYARAHHGAPGRNAVVMTMGALHEGHATLIRAARERVGAQGFVVVTVFVNPLQFGAGEDLDRYPRTLDADLELAFDAGASVVFAPSADEVYPGGEPQVRITAGPMGERLEGASRPGHFDGMLTVVAKLLHLTSPDLAFFGQKDAQQLALIRRMTRDLNFPVEIVGVETVRETDGLALSSRNRYLSAEERRTALALSGALFAARDRLAAQEALRARAASLPGAQGRGETRAEALSRLGEARAAADAHAVAQAAERGGAEAVRAAALAVLDGAAKAEPPLTLDYLALVDPADFTEVADDHDGEAVLAVAARVGTTRLIDNIPLTFGATK, from the coding sequence ATGACCCTGTTCGCCCGGAAGAGCGCCGAGGGCGGCCGGTCCGCCCGCCACGAGCCCGCCGAGCTCGTCCCCACGGTCGACGACCTGGAGTACGCCCGCGCGCACCACGGCGCCCCCGGCCGCAACGCCGTCGTCATGACCATGGGCGCCCTCCACGAGGGCCACGCCACCCTGATCCGCGCCGCCCGCGAGCGCGTCGGCGCCCAGGGCTTCGTCGTCGTCACCGTCTTCGTCAATCCGCTCCAGTTCGGCGCCGGCGAGGACCTCGACCGCTACCCCCGCACCCTCGACGCCGACCTGGAGCTGGCCTTCGACGCCGGGGCGAGCGTCGTTTTCGCGCCTTCCGCCGACGAGGTCTACCCGGGCGGCGAGCCGCAGGTCCGGATCACCGCGGGCCCCATGGGCGAGCGCCTCGAAGGCGCCTCCCGGCCCGGCCACTTCGACGGCATGCTGACCGTCGTCGCCAAGCTCCTCCACCTCACCTCGCCCGACCTGGCCTTCTTCGGCCAGAAGGACGCCCAGCAGCTGGCCCTGATCCGCCGCATGACCCGCGACCTGAACTTCCCGGTCGAGATCGTCGGCGTGGAGACCGTCCGCGAGACCGACGGCCTCGCCCTCTCCAGCCGCAACCGCTACCTGTCGGCCGAGGAGCGCCGTACGGCCCTCGCGCTGTCCGGTGCGCTGTTCGCCGCCCGTGACCGGCTCGCCGCCCAGGAGGCGCTGCGCGCGCGTGCCGCCTCCCTGCCGGGCGCCCAGGGCCGGGGCGAGACCCGCGCGGAGGCGCTCTCGCGGCTCGGCGAGGCCCGGGCCGCCGCCGACGCCCACGCGGTCGCGCAGGCGGCCGAGCGCGGCGGCGCCGAAGCCGTCCGGGCCGCGGCCCTGGCCGTCCTCGACGGCGCGGCGAAGGCCGAGCCGCCGCTCACCCTGGACTACCTGGCCCTGGTCGACCCGGCCGACTTCACCGAGGTCGCCGACGACCATGACGGCGAGGCGGTCCTCGCGGTCGCCGCGCGGGTGGGGACCACGCGGCTCATCGACAACATCCCCCTGACCTTCGGAGCCACCAAGTGA
- a CDS encoding threonine aldolase family protein, which yields MDSADEEALRLYRAKLWAGAERRLWHTSVEGTVGQRLRELVEWAEREGHADSPVDMYGNGLVEEVERRVAEELGMPAAVFFPTGTMAQQVVLRCWAGRTGSPVVALHPLAHPEVHEGGALGAVSGLRTVHLTDAPRLPTAEEVRDHPEPFGTLMLELPLRDAGFVVPSWDELTEVVEAARERDAVVHFDGARLWECTTVFGRGLPEIAGLADSVYVSFYKSLGGLSGAALAGPEDVMEEARVWRHRYGGLVAQQYPAALSALRGLAAELPLLPSYVRHARVVAEAVREEFAAAGVGWSRVHPEVPHTHQFQVWLPYDPEVLTAAAAAQTEATGTALFRRWFGPGAGGPPGVAVTELTVTRPGLEWTAEDVRAAVRDFLSRIAA from the coding sequence GTGGATTCGGCGGACGAGGAAGCGCTCCGGCTGTACCGGGCGAAGCTCTGGGCCGGCGCCGAGCGGAGGCTGTGGCACACCTCCGTCGAAGGGACGGTCGGGCAGCGGCTGCGCGAGCTCGTCGAGTGGGCGGAGCGCGAAGGCCACGCGGACAGCCCCGTCGACATGTACGGCAACGGGCTCGTGGAGGAGGTCGAGCGGCGCGTGGCCGAGGAGCTCGGCATGCCCGCCGCCGTCTTCTTCCCGACCGGCACGATGGCCCAGCAGGTCGTCCTGCGCTGCTGGGCCGGGCGCACCGGCAGCCCCGTCGTCGCCCTCCACCCGCTCGCCCACCCCGAGGTCCACGAGGGCGGGGCGCTCGGGGCCGTCTCCGGGCTCCGCACGGTCCACCTGACCGACGCGCCGCGGCTGCCGACGGCCGAGGAGGTGCGCGACCACCCGGAGCCCTTCGGGACGCTGATGCTGGAGCTGCCGCTGCGCGACGCCGGCTTCGTCGTGCCGTCCTGGGACGAGCTGACGGAGGTGGTCGAGGCGGCCCGGGAGCGGGACGCGGTCGTCCACTTCGACGGGGCGCGCCTGTGGGAGTGCACGACGGTTTTCGGCCGTGGGCTGCCCGAGATCGCGGGGCTCGCCGACAGCGTGTACGTCTCGTTCTACAAGTCCCTCGGCGGCCTGTCCGGGGCCGCGCTCGCGGGTCCCGAGGACGTCATGGAGGAGGCGCGGGTCTGGCGGCACCGGTACGGAGGTCTGGTCGCCCAGCAGTACCCGGCGGCCCTCTCCGCGCTCCGCGGCCTCGCCGCCGAGCTGCCCCTGCTGCCCTCGTACGTGCGGCACGCGCGCGTGGTGGCCGAGGCGGTGCGGGAGGAGTTCGCGGCGGCGGGCGTGGGCTGGTCCCGGGTCCACCCGGAGGTCCCGCACACCCACCAGTTCCAGGTCTGGCTCCCCTACGACCCCGAGGTCCTGACGGCCGCGGCCGCCGCCCAGACCGAGGCCACCGGAACCGCCCTCTTCCGCCGCTGGTTCGGCCCGGGCGCGGGCGGCCCGCCGGGGGTCGCCGTGACGGAGCTGACCGTGACGCGGCCCGGTCTCGAGTGGACGGCGGAGGACGTACGGGCGGCGGTACGGGACTTCCTGTCCCGGATCGCGGCCTGA
- a CDS encoding Rossmann-like and DUF2520 domain-containing protein translates to MNAPAAPEPRPEPRPEDRPARLTVGVVGAGRVGPALAASLQLAGHRPVAVSAVSDRSRRRAAELLPDVPVVEPARVLALADLVLLTVPDDALPGLVEGLADTGAVRPGQLLVHTSGRYGVRVLDPARRAGALPLALHPAMTFTGTAVDVQRLAGCSFGVTAPEELRLAAEALVIEMGGEPEWIAEDARPLYHAALALGANHLVTLVAQSMELLRKAGVAAPDRMLGPLLGAALDNALRSGDAALTGPVARGDAGTVAAHVAELRKHAPGTVAGYLAMARTTADRALAHGLLKPELAEDLLGVLAADSTTAADGPRGDDR, encoded by the coding sequence GTGAACGCACCAGCAGCGCCAGAGCCGCGACCAGAGCCCCGCCCCGAGGACCGTCCCGCCCGGCTCACCGTCGGAGTGGTCGGCGCGGGCCGTGTGGGCCCCGCCCTCGCCGCCTCGCTCCAGCTCGCGGGCCACCGCCCCGTCGCCGTATCGGCGGTCTCCGACCGCTCCCGGCGCCGCGCCGCCGAGCTCCTGCCCGACGTCCCGGTCGTCGAGCCCGCCCGCGTCCTCGCGCTCGCCGATCTCGTCCTCCTGACGGTCCCCGACGACGCCCTGCCGGGTCTCGTCGAGGGCCTCGCCGACACCGGAGCCGTACGGCCGGGACAGCTGCTCGTCCACACCTCCGGGCGGTACGGCGTACGGGTCCTCGACCCCGCCCGCCGGGCCGGCGCGCTCCCGCTCGCCCTGCACCCCGCCATGACCTTCACCGGCACCGCCGTCGACGTCCAGCGCCTGGCCGGCTGCTCCTTCGGGGTGACCGCGCCCGAGGAGCTGCGGCTCGCGGCCGAGGCCCTGGTCATCGAGATGGGCGGCGAGCCCGAGTGGATCGCCGAGGACGCCCGTCCGCTCTACCACGCGGCCCTGGCCCTGGGCGCGAACCACCTGGTCACCCTGGTGGCCCAGTCGATGGAGCTGCTCCGCAAGGCGGGTGTCGCCGCGCCCGACCGCATGCTCGGCCCCCTCCTCGGCGCCGCCCTGGACAATGCCCTGCGGTCCGGGGACGCGGCCCTCACCGGACCCGTCGCGCGCGGTGACGCCGGTACGGTCGCGGCCCACGTCGCCGAGCTGCGCAAGCACGCGCCCGGCACCGTCGCCGGCTACCTGGCGATGGCCCGCACGACCGCCGACCGGGCGCTCGCGCACGGCCTGCTCAAGCCCGAGCTCGCCGAGGACCTGCTGGGCGTGCTCGCCGCCGACAGCACCACCGCCGCCGACGGGCCGCGAGGAGACGACCGATGA